One region of Solanum pennellii chromosome 6, SPENNV200 genomic DNA includes:
- the LOC107023172 gene encoding ubiquitin-like domain-containing protein CIP73 isoform X3, which yields MVSNGAEDVQICGSGEAECPETTVEIKIKMLDSQTYTLRVDKCVPVPALKEQIATVTGVLTEQQRLICRGKVLKDDQLLSAYHVEDGHTLHLVVRQPSSDSTPDPQATASASNAGYSQGNRVSPDMVVGTYSSSDHGDGIFPDLNRIVTAVLGSFGIASAGGGNEGIDLHGFGPASLGNIRDSGRSQTEQADTRDQSNVTNSASARPTDVPPEALQAPVIPDSLTTLTQYLSHLTAEFRANARGQSETTQSAGVHVADRTALEATAHSIGERGFPTPASLAEVIILTRQLFMEQVVECLSQFSTLLENQANVTNPGERMRIQSYALRTGGLFRNIGAMLLELGRTAMTLRMGETPDDAVVNAGPAVFVSTAGPNPIMVQPLPFQPNTSFGAVPVGTVQNNTGFSGGSVSSGFIPRNIDIRIRTGSFMASNPNRREPAGGPQQPGQAGQAASIGGSSDQQNTGGSRSSSARESAVRVVPIRTVVTAVPPSIGRSTSDSVRNPMGIFYPVLARVQHVSSGNSNSSGASQESDQNNLHGIDTRDPANPDYAGQQQNAGLPSVEAHSVKHQMVTSFLLSTKVVLTNF from the exons ATGGTTAGCAACGGTGCTGAAGATGTGCAGATTTGTGGAAGTGGTGAGGCTGAATGTCCTGAGACCACAGTTGAGATAAAGATAAAGATGTTGGACTCACAGACGTATACATTGCGAGTGGATAAATGT GTGCCAGTCCCTGCATTGAAGGAACAAATTGCGACAGTTACTGGTGTCTTGACAGAACAACAACGGCTCATATGCCGTGGAAAAGTGTTGAAGGATGACCAGCTGCTTTCCGCTTACC ATGTGGAAGACGGTCACACTTTGCATCTGGTTGTGAGGCAACCTTCATCAGACAGTACCCCTGATCCCCAAG CAACTGCTTCTGCATCAAATGCTGGGTACAGTCAAGGAAACAGAGTGAGTCCTGATATGGTAGTTGGAACCTACAGCTCATCTGATCATGGAGATGGAATTTTCCCTGATTTGAATCGT ATTGTAACAGCTGTGCTTGGATCTTTTGGAATTGCAAGCGCTGGCGGTGGGAATGAGGGGATTGATCTCCAT GGTTTTGGTCCGGCAAGTCTAGGAAATATTAGAGATTCTGGTAGATCACAGACTGAGCAAGCTGATACAAGGGATCAATCCAACGTCACTAATAGTGCTTCTGCACGTCCGACGGATGTCCCACCAGAAGCTCTGCAAGCACCG GTTATTCCTGATTCTCTTACAACTTTGACCCAGTACTTGAGCCATTTAACTGCAGAGTTCAGAGCCAATG CTAGAGGACAAAGTGAGACTACACAATCTGCTGGTGTACATGTAGCAGATAGAACAGCTTTGGAGGCTACCGCTCATTCAATCGGAGAGAGGGGGTTCCCGACACCTGCATCCTTGGCGGAAGTGATTATTTTGACGAGACAATTATTCATGGAACAAGTGGTAGAGTGTTTGTCG CAATTTTCGACATTGCTAGAGAATCAAGCAAATGTCACAAATCCAGGGGAGAGAATGAGAATTCAATCATATGCTTTGAGAACAGGCGGTCTTTTCCGAAACATAGGTGCTATGCTACTTGAGCTTGGTCGGACGGCAATGACATTGCGAATGGGCGAAACACCA GATGATGCTGTTGTGAATGCTGGACCCGCTGTTTTTGTGTCCACTGCTGGCCCCAATCCTATAATGGTTCAG CCATTACCTTTTCAGCCAAATACAAGCTTTGGGGCTGTTCCTGTTGGAACTGTACAAAATAATACTGGATTTTCTGGGGGATCTGTTAGTTCTGGCTTTATTCCAAGGAATATTGACATTAGAATACGAACAG GTTCATTTATGGCTTCAAATCCGAATCGAAGAGAGCCTGCTGGTGGTCCACAGCAACCAGGGCAAGCTGGTCAAGCAGCTTCTATTGGTGGAAGTTCTGATCAACAGAACACTGGAGGCTCTAGAAGCTCTTCTGCCAGGGAGTCAGCAGTGCGGGTAGTTCCTATTAGGACTGTAGTTACTGCAGTTCCACCTTCCATTGGGCGTTCAACTTCTGATTCAGTTCGAAATCCCATGGGAATATTCTATCCAGTTTTAGCTAGAGTGCAACATGTCAGTTCTGGGAATTCTAACAGTTCAGGAGCTTCTCAAGAATCTGATCAAAATAATTTACATGGTATTGACACTCGAGACCCAGCTAATCCTGATTATGCTGGGCAACAACAAAATGCTGGACTTCCTAGTGTTGAAG CTCATTCAGTGAAGCATCAAATGGTGACGAGTTTTCTGCTCAGTACCAAAGTAGTGTTGACCAACTTCTGA
- the LOC107023172 gene encoding ubiquitin-like domain-containing protein CIP73 isoform X1 has translation MVSNGAEDVQICGSGEAECPETTVEIKIKMLDSQTYTLRVDKCVPVPALKEQIATVTGVLTEQQRLICRGKVLKDDQLLSAYHVEDGHTLHLVVRQPSSDSTPDPQATASASNAGYSQGNRVSPDMVVGTYSSSDHGDGIFPDLNRIVTAVLGSFGIASAGGGNEGIDLHGFGPASLGNIRDSGRSQTEQADTRDQSNVTNSASARPTDVPPEALQAPVIPDSLTTLTQYLSHLTAEFRANARGQSETTQSAGVHVADRTALEATAHSIGERGFPTPASLAEVIILTRQLFMEQVVECLSQFSTLLENQANVTNPGERMRIQSYALRTGGLFRNIGAMLLELGRTAMTLRMGETPDDAVVNAGPAVFVSTAGPNPIMVQPLPFQPNTSFGAVPVGTVQNNTGFSGGSVSSGFIPRNIDIRIRTGSFMASNPNRREPAGGPQQPGQAGQAASIGGSSDQQNTGGSRSSSARESAVRVVPIRTVVTAVPPSIGRSTSDSVRNPMGIFYPVLARVQHVSSGNSNSSGASQESDQNNLHGIDTRDPANPDYAGQQQNAGLPSVEGNFSSFSEASNGDEFSAQYQSSVDQLLRSLFSGESIHPENVNDRGVSMNSSSGDGVEAENNSNSQGTEAARDDGVFLSNILRHIMPIISETNGTSSANLPSERSNMAEDGSDGRQTQAQENTENASSSHERRDPPLPPSSKRQKGE, from the exons ATGGTTAGCAACGGTGCTGAAGATGTGCAGATTTGTGGAAGTGGTGAGGCTGAATGTCCTGAGACCACAGTTGAGATAAAGATAAAGATGTTGGACTCACAGACGTATACATTGCGAGTGGATAAATGT GTGCCAGTCCCTGCATTGAAGGAACAAATTGCGACAGTTACTGGTGTCTTGACAGAACAACAACGGCTCATATGCCGTGGAAAAGTGTTGAAGGATGACCAGCTGCTTTCCGCTTACC ATGTGGAAGACGGTCACACTTTGCATCTGGTTGTGAGGCAACCTTCATCAGACAGTACCCCTGATCCCCAAG CAACTGCTTCTGCATCAAATGCTGGGTACAGTCAAGGAAACAGAGTGAGTCCTGATATGGTAGTTGGAACCTACAGCTCATCTGATCATGGAGATGGAATTTTCCCTGATTTGAATCGT ATTGTAACAGCTGTGCTTGGATCTTTTGGAATTGCAAGCGCTGGCGGTGGGAATGAGGGGATTGATCTCCAT GGTTTTGGTCCGGCAAGTCTAGGAAATATTAGAGATTCTGGTAGATCACAGACTGAGCAAGCTGATACAAGGGATCAATCCAACGTCACTAATAGTGCTTCTGCACGTCCGACGGATGTCCCACCAGAAGCTCTGCAAGCACCG GTTATTCCTGATTCTCTTACAACTTTGACCCAGTACTTGAGCCATTTAACTGCAGAGTTCAGAGCCAATG CTAGAGGACAAAGTGAGACTACACAATCTGCTGGTGTACATGTAGCAGATAGAACAGCTTTGGAGGCTACCGCTCATTCAATCGGAGAGAGGGGGTTCCCGACACCTGCATCCTTGGCGGAAGTGATTATTTTGACGAGACAATTATTCATGGAACAAGTGGTAGAGTGTTTGTCG CAATTTTCGACATTGCTAGAGAATCAAGCAAATGTCACAAATCCAGGGGAGAGAATGAGAATTCAATCATATGCTTTGAGAACAGGCGGTCTTTTCCGAAACATAGGTGCTATGCTACTTGAGCTTGGTCGGACGGCAATGACATTGCGAATGGGCGAAACACCA GATGATGCTGTTGTGAATGCTGGACCCGCTGTTTTTGTGTCCACTGCTGGCCCCAATCCTATAATGGTTCAG CCATTACCTTTTCAGCCAAATACAAGCTTTGGGGCTGTTCCTGTTGGAACTGTACAAAATAATACTGGATTTTCTGGGGGATCTGTTAGTTCTGGCTTTATTCCAAGGAATATTGACATTAGAATACGAACAG GTTCATTTATGGCTTCAAATCCGAATCGAAGAGAGCCTGCTGGTGGTCCACAGCAACCAGGGCAAGCTGGTCAAGCAGCTTCTATTGGTGGAAGTTCTGATCAACAGAACACTGGAGGCTCTAGAAGCTCTTCTGCCAGGGAGTCAGCAGTGCGGGTAGTTCCTATTAGGACTGTAGTTACTGCAGTTCCACCTTCCATTGGGCGTTCAACTTCTGATTCAGTTCGAAATCCCATGGGAATATTCTATCCAGTTTTAGCTAGAGTGCAACATGTCAGTTCTGGGAATTCTAACAGTTCAGGAGCTTCTCAAGAATCTGATCAAAATAATTTACATGGTATTGACACTCGAGACCCAGCTAATCCTGATTATGCTGGGCAACAACAAAATGCTGGACTTCCTAGTGTTGAAG GTAACTTTAGCTCATTCAGTGAAGCATCAAATGGTGACGAGTTTTCTGCTCAGTACCAAAGTAGTGTTGACCAACTTCTGAGGTCATTATTCTCTGGTGAATCTATTCATCCTGAGAATGTTAATGATCGTGGTGTAAGTATGAATTCCTCTAGTGGAGATGGTGTGGAAGCTGAAAACAATAGCAATTCTCAGGGGACAGAAGCAGCAAGAGATGACGGGGTTTTTCTATCAAATATTCTACGTCATATCATGCCAATTATTTCTGAAACCAATGGAACATCATCAGCTAATTTACCTAGTGAGCGATCAAATATGGCTGAAGATGGAAGCGATGGTCGTCAAACACAG GCGCAAGAAAACACAGAGAATGCAAGTTCTTCGCATGAGCGTCGCGATCCTCCACTGCCACCAAGCTCAAAGCGTCAAAAG GGGGAGTGA
- the LOC107023172 gene encoding ubiquitin-like domain-containing protein CIP73 isoform X2: MVSNGAEDVQICGSGEAECPETTVEIKIKMLDSQTYTLRVDKCVPVPALKEQIATVTGVLTEQQRLICRGKVLKDDQLLSAYHVEDGHTLHLVVRQPSSDSTPDPQATASASNAGYSQGNRVSPDMVVGTYSSSDHGDGIFPDLNRIVTAVLGSFGIASAGGGNEGIDLHGFGPASLGNIRDSGRSQTEQADTRDQSNVTNSASARPTDVPPEALQAPVIPDSLTTLTQYLSHLTAEFRANARGQSETTQSAGVHVADRTALEATAHSIGERGFPTPASLAEVIILTRQLFMEQVVECLSQFSTLLENQANVTNPGERMRIQSYALRTGGLFRNIGAMLLELGRTAMTLRMGETPDDAVVNAGPAVFVSTAGPNPIMVQPNTSFGAVPVGTVQNNTGFSGGSVSSGFIPRNIDIRIRTGSFMASNPNRREPAGGPQQPGQAGQAASIGGSSDQQNTGGSRSSSARESAVRVVPIRTVVTAVPPSIGRSTSDSVRNPMGIFYPVLARVQHVSSGNSNSSGASQESDQNNLHGIDTRDPANPDYAGQQQNAGLPSVEGNFSSFSEASNGDEFSAQYQSSVDQLLRSLFSGESIHPENVNDRGVSMNSSSGDGVEAENNSNSQGTEAARDDGVFLSNILRHIMPIISETNGTSSANLPSERSNMAEDGSDGRQTQAQENTENASSSHERRDPPLPPSSKRQKGE; this comes from the exons ATGGTTAGCAACGGTGCTGAAGATGTGCAGATTTGTGGAAGTGGTGAGGCTGAATGTCCTGAGACCACAGTTGAGATAAAGATAAAGATGTTGGACTCACAGACGTATACATTGCGAGTGGATAAATGT GTGCCAGTCCCTGCATTGAAGGAACAAATTGCGACAGTTACTGGTGTCTTGACAGAACAACAACGGCTCATATGCCGTGGAAAAGTGTTGAAGGATGACCAGCTGCTTTCCGCTTACC ATGTGGAAGACGGTCACACTTTGCATCTGGTTGTGAGGCAACCTTCATCAGACAGTACCCCTGATCCCCAAG CAACTGCTTCTGCATCAAATGCTGGGTACAGTCAAGGAAACAGAGTGAGTCCTGATATGGTAGTTGGAACCTACAGCTCATCTGATCATGGAGATGGAATTTTCCCTGATTTGAATCGT ATTGTAACAGCTGTGCTTGGATCTTTTGGAATTGCAAGCGCTGGCGGTGGGAATGAGGGGATTGATCTCCAT GGTTTTGGTCCGGCAAGTCTAGGAAATATTAGAGATTCTGGTAGATCACAGACTGAGCAAGCTGATACAAGGGATCAATCCAACGTCACTAATAGTGCTTCTGCACGTCCGACGGATGTCCCACCAGAAGCTCTGCAAGCACCG GTTATTCCTGATTCTCTTACAACTTTGACCCAGTACTTGAGCCATTTAACTGCAGAGTTCAGAGCCAATG CTAGAGGACAAAGTGAGACTACACAATCTGCTGGTGTACATGTAGCAGATAGAACAGCTTTGGAGGCTACCGCTCATTCAATCGGAGAGAGGGGGTTCCCGACACCTGCATCCTTGGCGGAAGTGATTATTTTGACGAGACAATTATTCATGGAACAAGTGGTAGAGTGTTTGTCG CAATTTTCGACATTGCTAGAGAATCAAGCAAATGTCACAAATCCAGGGGAGAGAATGAGAATTCAATCATATGCTTTGAGAACAGGCGGTCTTTTCCGAAACATAGGTGCTATGCTACTTGAGCTTGGTCGGACGGCAATGACATTGCGAATGGGCGAAACACCA GATGATGCTGTTGTGAATGCTGGACCCGCTGTTTTTGTGTCCACTGCTGGCCCCAATCCTATAATGGTTCAG CCAAATACAAGCTTTGGGGCTGTTCCTGTTGGAACTGTACAAAATAATACTGGATTTTCTGGGGGATCTGTTAGTTCTGGCTTTATTCCAAGGAATATTGACATTAGAATACGAACAG GTTCATTTATGGCTTCAAATCCGAATCGAAGAGAGCCTGCTGGTGGTCCACAGCAACCAGGGCAAGCTGGTCAAGCAGCTTCTATTGGTGGAAGTTCTGATCAACAGAACACTGGAGGCTCTAGAAGCTCTTCTGCCAGGGAGTCAGCAGTGCGGGTAGTTCCTATTAGGACTGTAGTTACTGCAGTTCCACCTTCCATTGGGCGTTCAACTTCTGATTCAGTTCGAAATCCCATGGGAATATTCTATCCAGTTTTAGCTAGAGTGCAACATGTCAGTTCTGGGAATTCTAACAGTTCAGGAGCTTCTCAAGAATCTGATCAAAATAATTTACATGGTATTGACACTCGAGACCCAGCTAATCCTGATTATGCTGGGCAACAACAAAATGCTGGACTTCCTAGTGTTGAAG GTAACTTTAGCTCATTCAGTGAAGCATCAAATGGTGACGAGTTTTCTGCTCAGTACCAAAGTAGTGTTGACCAACTTCTGAGGTCATTATTCTCTGGTGAATCTATTCATCCTGAGAATGTTAATGATCGTGGTGTAAGTATGAATTCCTCTAGTGGAGATGGTGTGGAAGCTGAAAACAATAGCAATTCTCAGGGGACAGAAGCAGCAAGAGATGACGGGGTTTTTCTATCAAATATTCTACGTCATATCATGCCAATTATTTCTGAAACCAATGGAACATCATCAGCTAATTTACCTAGTGAGCGATCAAATATGGCTGAAGATGGAAGCGATGGTCGTCAAACACAG GCGCAAGAAAACACAGAGAATGCAAGTTCTTCGCATGAGCGTCGCGATCCTCCACTGCCACCAAGCTCAAAGCGTCAAAAG GGGGAGTGA